Proteins co-encoded in one Neodiprion lecontei isolate iyNeoLeco1 chromosome 3, iyNeoLeco1.1, whole genome shotgun sequence genomic window:
- the LOC124293596 gene encoding tigger transposable element derived 5-like, with the protein MTETLKKRKRSDCSVQVEENVTESPPQNDINLNKQVAVTKRNRYTFEEKKKILEECKTLNSRELCAKYGLNKSVLSKWRSNEEIIKNAAKTSHSKTLKKVSETNERDAELFMWLSDCRCKGIAVSGPMLCRQALVINSRIGGPENFKASHGWLEKWTRRTHIKNLKITVAPSPFSNCSSFPHGTGGTFQDCSESSTESERNYRGRTADMIV; encoded by the exons ATGAccgaaacgttgaaaaagCGTAAGAGATCAGACTGCAGTGTACAAGTCGAAGAGAATGTTACGGAATCTCCGCCACAAAATGATATTAATTTAAACAAACAGGTTGCTGTGACCAAACGTAATCGATATACgtttgaagaaaagaagaaaattttggaaGAGTGTAAAACCCTGAACTCTCGAGAACTCTGTGCGAAATACGGTTTGAATAAAAGTGTTCTCAGCAAATGGAGATCCAATGAGGAGATAATAAAGAATGCCGCCAAAACGAGCCATtcgaaaacattgaaaaaagtttcagaaaCAAATGAACGTGACGCCGAATTATTCATGTGGCTTTCTGATTGTCGTTGCAAAGGCATTGCAGTTTCTGGACCAATGCTGTGCCGACAAGCTCTCGTGATAAACTCTCGAATCGGCGGAccagaaaatttcaaagcaagCCACGGGTGGCTAGAGAAATGGACGAGACGAACCcacattaaaaatttaaaaatcaccG TTGCGCCCTCTCCTTTCTCGAATTGTTCTTCATTTCCCCACGGGACTGGTGGGACATTCCAAGATTGCTCGGAATCATCAACGGAATCGGAAAGAAATTATCGTGGACGAACTGCAGACATGATAGTATAG